A single region of the Brachypodium distachyon strain Bd21 chromosome 3, Brachypodium_distachyon_v3.0, whole genome shotgun sequence genome encodes:
- the LOC100830849 gene encoding 39S ribosomal protein L41-A, mitochondrial — MPLGLILSSIGRSMRRKRTSSLNILSSKRAPRDYYKGKNCKPTGFHTRKGGYVMVDAKLPRFVVPDLTDFKLKPYVSQCARDDLTASSTSTASAESTGNKN, encoded by the exons ATGCCGCTCGGCCTGATACTGAGCTCGATCGGGAGGTCGATGAGGCGGAAGCGGACGTCCTCGCTCAACATCCTCTCCTCCAAGAGGGCGCCCCGGGATTACTACAAGGGCAAGAACTGCAAGCCCACTGGGTTCCACACCCGCAAAG GTGGGTATGTGATGGTGGATGCAAAGTTACCAAGATTTGTGGTCCCGGACTTGACTGATTTCAAG TTGAAGCCATATGTGTCACAATGTGCCAGGGACGACCTCACAGCCTCCTCAACGTCCACGGCTTCAGCAGAATCTACTGGAAACAAAAACTGA